From the genome of Gemmatimonadota bacterium, one region includes:
- a CDS encoding FlgD immunoglobulin-like domain containing protein, protein MTRLTRLCPALLTLPLLLAHADAPAAECVDHQGFLHWKGTVDTPGSARDAALSGDWAFVADGDSGLRVIDLSDRTAPMEVHSVDTPGSAEAVALSGNHAFVAASGTLRIIRIANPSIAWTEATLTLPGPVRGVALDGSTVVLAASYQGLHVVDVTDPGTPALLLSLSTSGNATGVDAGSGLAVIADETQLVVVDISSPASSFITDTVGMPGTATGVSLRHPYAYVATGSAGLTVVDVTNPSLATISDILATPGVARGVTLLGDLAAVADYDGGFAAFDLSQPAHPVFLGSLDTSGLAVGAGSWGGTVVMADGASGLHAFHAADPWLLPPLGSTPLPGIARSVIATADGQHALVANGLSGLTVVDIADPATPTALGTTDTPGEANAAALAHPVVWIADGPGGLRGYDITSPGMPVPAGTIALSGEAHSVAVSGTLAAVAAADPSGFQGVHLLDLSNANSPTVHSSLPLDGYPTGVALSADLALVAAYSAGLHVVRVATPSAPVLLGTVDTPGYATAVAVHDSTAFVADAGGGLQVVDISNPSAPLLVASRATPGLAVGVHVAGAHLYLADGDAGVHIFDITNPAAPRVLGSAATGSSVSSVVVTQDVAISSSTDTLFATPLQCIDTTPLFLRAFKLEAAPGVVTATWHVADSADPSDFRLLAGHPSAMRVVPGVEQFLPGRFRAVDRDEELAAGTTMPYSLEYRAGGVWSRLATASTAVPAIAPALLLHPPYPNPASAQITLSFDLARETHARLSIVNTAGRIVARPWAGLSGPGTVSVEWDGRDDSGKRVASGVYLLQIRSPGGSAARSVILTR, encoded by the coding sequence ATGACACGCCTCACGCGCCTGTGCCCGGCTCTTCTGACCCTCCCGCTGCTCCTTGCGCACGCCGATGCCCCGGCGGCCGAGTGTGTCGACCATCAGGGATTCCTTCATTGGAAGGGAACGGTGGACACCCCCGGCAGCGCAAGGGACGCCGCACTGTCCGGAGACTGGGCCTTTGTCGCCGATGGCGACTCCGGGCTCCGGGTGATCGACCTCTCCGATCGAACCGCACCGATGGAGGTGCACTCGGTGGATACACCCGGCTCCGCGGAGGCGGTGGCTCTTTCCGGGAACCACGCCTTTGTCGCGGCGTCGGGGACACTACGCATCATCCGCATCGCGAACCCTTCCATCGCCTGGACTGAAGCCACGCTCACCCTTCCCGGGCCTGTGCGCGGCGTCGCTCTCGACGGATCGACGGTGGTGCTCGCGGCTTCCTACCAGGGTCTTCATGTCGTCGATGTGACCGATCCGGGCACGCCGGCACTCCTCCTGTCGCTCTCCACCAGCGGGAATGCCACGGGCGTGGATGCCGGGAGCGGACTGGCCGTGATTGCCGACGAGACTCAGCTGGTCGTGGTGGACATCTCGTCCCCCGCTTCTTCGTTCATCACGGACACAGTCGGGATGCCCGGAACCGCCACCGGCGTTTCGCTCCGCCACCCGTACGCCTATGTCGCCACGGGTTCCGCGGGCCTCACCGTGGTGGATGTCACGAACCCGTCCCTTGCGACGATCTCGGACATTCTCGCCACCCCCGGAGTGGCACGAGGCGTCACTCTCCTCGGTGACCTCGCGGCGGTCGCGGACTACGACGGAGGCTTCGCCGCCTTCGACCTGTCGCAACCGGCCCATCCCGTCTTTCTCGGATCGCTGGACACCTCCGGATTGGCCGTGGGGGCCGGAAGCTGGGGCGGTACCGTCGTGATGGCCGACGGCGCATCCGGACTCCACGCATTCCACGCGGCGGATCCGTGGCTTCTTCCGCCGCTGGGAAGCACGCCTCTCCCCGGGATCGCGCGGTCCGTCATCGCCACGGCCGACGGCCAGCATGCGCTGGTCGCCAACGGACTCAGCGGCCTTACCGTCGTCGACATCGCGGATCCCGCCACACCGACGGCGCTCGGAACCACCGACACCCCCGGAGAGGCGAATGCCGCGGCGCTCGCCCACCCGGTTGTGTGGATCGCCGATGGCCCCGGCGGACTGCGCGGATACGACATCACCAGCCCGGGGATGCCGGTCCCCGCCGGAACCATCGCGCTGTCCGGAGAGGCCCACTCCGTGGCCGTCTCCGGAACTCTTGCCGCCGTGGCTGCCGCGGACCCCAGCGGATTCCAGGGTGTCCACCTGCTGGACCTGTCCAATGCGAACTCTCCGACCGTCCATTCCAGCCTTCCACTCGACGGCTACCCGACCGGCGTTGCGCTGAGCGCGGACCTGGCTCTGGTCGCAGCCTATTCGGCCGGGCTTCATGTGGTCCGCGTCGCGACCCCCTCCGCGCCGGTCCTCCTGGGTACGGTGGACACTCCCGGATACGCGACCGCCGTGGCGGTACATGACTCGACCGCATTCGTTGCCGACGCCGGCGGCGGGCTGCAAGTCGTGGACATCTCCAACCCGAGTGCGCCACTCCTTGTCGCTTCCCGCGCCACGCCGGGGCTTGCGGTCGGTGTGCATGTGGCGGGCGCACATCTCTATCTCGCGGACGGAGACGCCGGGGTTCATATCTTCGACATCACGAATCCGGCTGCCCCCCGGGTTCTCGGAAGCGCGGCGACCGGTTCGTCTGTTTCTTCCGTGGTCGTCACGCAGGATGTCGCCATCTCCTCCTCCACCGACACCCTCTTCGCCACACCCCTTCAATGCATCGACACCACTCCGCTCTTCCTCCGCGCATTCAAACTGGAGGCCGCTCCCGGCGTGGTGACCGCCACCTGGCATGTGGCCGACTCCGCCGATCCTTCCGACTTCCGCCTGCTCGCCGGGCATCCTTCCGCCATGCGGGTTGTCCCCGGCGTGGAACAGTTCCTGCCCGGTCGTTTTCGTGCGGTGGATCGCGATGAGGAACTCGCGGCCGGCACGACCATGCCCTACTCGCTGGAGTACCGCGCCGGAGGAGTGTGGTCGCGCCTTGCCACGGCTTCCACCGCCGTCCCCGCAATCGCGCCCGCCCTCCTGCTGCACCCGCCGTATCCCAACCCGGCTTCCGCGCAGATCACGCTCTCCTTCGATCTTGCGCGGGAAACACACGCCCGGCTCTCCATCGTGAACACCGCCGGGCGAATCGTCGCACGACCGTGGGCAGGGCTTTCCGGCCCCGGAACTGTTTCTGTGGAATGGGACGGACGCGACGACTCGGGGAAACGCGTCGCCTCTGGGGTCTACCTCCTTCAGATCCGTTCCCCCGGTGGCAGCGCGGCCAGAAGCGTCATTCTCACGAGGTAA
- the miaA gene encoding tRNA (adenosine(37)-N6)-dimethylallyltransferase MiaA, producing the protein MSENSKLPLLPSLAGPTASGKSGVAVKVAVELGLEIVSADSRQVYRRLDAGTAKPTLEERAAAPHHLVDVVDPEETYTAARFGREAAAALHEIIGRGCVGFLVGGSGLYLRAAEGGLFEGPSADPGLRARLNQEADADGEERLHRRLADADPETAARLAPADRVRVIRAIEVLELTGVTLSEHHRRHREAPARWRPVRYGLEWDSDALSARIARRVDRMLDAGWEEEVRCLLEEGLSEQAPAFRALGYAEVALLAAGKVSRKETRDRIIMQTRRFAKRQRTWFRGVEGVCRIRIRSDADLATAAATVAAGIRHAMESP; encoded by the coding sequence TTGTCCGAGAACAGCAAGCTCCCTCTTCTTCCGAGTCTCGCCGGTCCGACGGCTTCCGGCAAGAGCGGTGTCGCGGTGAAGGTGGCGGTCGAACTGGGCCTGGAGATCGTGTCGGCGGATTCACGACAAGTGTACCGCAGGTTGGACGCGGGGACCGCCAAGCCCACTCTGGAGGAGCGCGCGGCGGCCCCGCATCACCTGGTGGATGTCGTCGACCCGGAGGAGACTTACACAGCCGCGCGTTTTGGGCGGGAAGCGGCGGCGGCCCTTCACGAGATCATCGGGCGCGGGTGCGTGGGCTTTCTGGTGGGTGGAAGCGGGCTCTATCTGCGCGCGGCGGAGGGCGGGCTCTTCGAAGGGCCGTCGGCGGATCCTGGGCTGCGAGCCCGGTTGAATCAGGAGGCGGATGCGGACGGGGAGGAGAGGCTTCATCGACGCCTCGCGGATGCGGACCCCGAGACGGCAGCGCGCCTGGCCCCCGCGGATCGGGTGCGGGTGATCCGCGCCATCGAAGTGCTGGAACTGACGGGGGTCACTCTTTCGGAGCATCACCGTCGGCATCGCGAGGCTCCCGCGCGCTGGCGGCCGGTGAGGTACGGACTGGAATGGGACTCGGACGCGCTTTCGGCGCGAATCGCCCGGCGTGTGGACCGGATGCTGGACGCGGGGTGGGAGGAGGAGGTTCGCTGCTTGCTGGAGGAGGGACTCTCCGAGCAGGCACCCGCCTTCCGTGCGCTGGGCTATGCGGAGGTGGCGCTGCTTGCGGCCGGAAAGGTTTCGCGAAAGGAGACGCGAGATCGCATCATCATGCAGACACGGAGGTTCGCAAAGCGGCAGCGAACCTGGTTTCGCGGAGTGGAGGGTGTTTGCCGGATTCGCATTCGATCGGACGCGGACCTGGCGACTGCCGCCGCGACCGTGGCGGCGGGAATCCGTCACGCAATGGAATCGCCTTGA
- the der gene encoding ribosome biogenesis GTPase Der: MVSSAGMVHNEGRPVVTEEFAAGGLSEGISHGSASDRLPVVAIVGLPNVGKSTLFNRIVKSRLAVVDDQPGVTRDRNYAPAEWGGRGFWLVDTGGMTFEDGLGMDPAIQEQVELAIEEADLVVFVLDARVGATAEDEEAFRLLRRTGRRVLVAANKADDGEAAWDVASIDVGGVGEIVPISAMAGRGIGDFLDRVVAHLPPEEPSPEAIPGEVALAVVGRPNVGKSSLVNSLVGTRKMIVSEVAGTTRDAIDTIVERDGTRFRIIDTAGLRRRGRISRGVEYWSALRAMRALERCDVAAVLFDATEGITDQDVKIVGEAISRRKGIVLVMNKWDAVEKDHHVAERFAERVAWHFPFLEDAPLIHSSALTGRRVDRLLPEVARLAALRARRIPTAEVNRVIERLVAENPPPSGRSSRTTRILYATQVGASPPQFVVFVNRPKNLEGHYHRFLENRLKKDLGFTGVPVEVVLRQRKSRERDR; encoded by the coding sequence ATGGTATCGTCTGCGGGGATGGTCCACAACGAAGGGAGACCGGTCGTGACCGAGGAGTTCGCTGCGGGAGGATTGAGCGAGGGCATCTCGCACGGGAGCGCGTCTGACCGCCTTCCCGTGGTGGCCATCGTCGGTTTGCCGAATGTGGGCAAGTCTACGCTCTTCAACCGCATCGTGAAGAGTCGGCTGGCGGTGGTCGACGACCAACCCGGCGTCACCCGAGATCGAAACTACGCGCCTGCGGAGTGGGGCGGGCGTGGGTTCTGGCTGGTCGATACCGGCGGCATGACTTTCGAAGACGGCCTGGGCATGGACCCGGCCATCCAGGAACAGGTGGAACTGGCCATCGAAGAGGCGGACCTGGTGGTGTTCGTGCTGGACGCCCGGGTGGGAGCGACGGCAGAGGACGAAGAGGCTTTTCGCCTGCTGCGAAGGACGGGGCGGCGCGTGCTGGTGGCGGCGAACAAGGCGGACGACGGGGAGGCCGCCTGGGATGTGGCATCGATTGATGTAGGAGGGGTGGGCGAAATCGTACCCATCTCCGCGATGGCCGGGCGCGGAATCGGAGACTTCCTGGACCGGGTGGTGGCGCATCTTCCCCCGGAGGAGCCGTCCCCGGAGGCGATCCCGGGAGAGGTGGCGCTGGCAGTCGTCGGTCGTCCCAATGTGGGCAAGTCTTCCCTGGTGAACTCACTGGTGGGGACGCGCAAGATGATTGTGAGCGAAGTCGCCGGGACGACGCGAGACGCCATCGACACGATTGTCGAGAGAGACGGCACGCGCTTTCGCATCATCGATACGGCGGGGCTTCGACGGCGTGGCCGAATCTCGCGCGGCGTGGAGTACTGGTCCGCGCTTCGCGCAATGCGTGCCCTCGAACGCTGCGATGTCGCCGCTGTGCTCTTCGACGCCACCGAGGGGATCACCGATCAGGATGTGAAGATCGTGGGAGAGGCCATTTCGCGGCGGAAGGGCATCGTGCTGGTGATGAACAAATGGGATGCCGTGGAGAAGGATCACCATGTGGCAGAACGATTCGCGGAGCGCGTCGCCTGGCACTTCCCGTTTCTGGAGGACGCGCCACTCATTCACTCTTCCGCGCTGACGGGACGCCGCGTGGATCGACTGCTGCCGGAGGTGGCGCGGCTGGCGGCACTGAGAGCTCGCCGGATTCCGACGGCGGAGGTCAACCGGGTGATCGAGAGACTCGTTGCGGAGAATCCCCCTCCCTCGGGGCGGTCGTCACGCACGACCCGCATTCTCTACGCGACCCAGGTCGGGGCTTCCCCTCCGCAGTTCGTGGTGTTCGTGAATCGCCCGAAGAACCTGGAGGGGCATTACCACCGATTCCTGGAAAACCGCCTGAAGAAGGATCTCGGGTTCACGGGGGTCCCGGTGGAGGTCGTCCTTCGCCAGCGAAAGAGCAGGGAGCGGGATCGATGA
- the plsY gene encoding glycerol-3-phosphate 1-O-acyltransferase PlsY, with protein sequence MKGLLMLLAYLVGSIPFSDLAGRLRGVNLREHGSGNLGATNAIRILGPGVGIPVLGLDVLKGVVATTLIPAVVEGGVAPDTRVLCAAAAVAGHVWPVFARFRGGKGVATAGGAFLGLAPVATGIATGAFVVVVLLSRYVSVASMVAAVVLAASIIRLGAAAPVMAGGLAVAALVIVRHRENVRRLATGTENRVSFRRRKGDGS encoded by the coding sequence ATGAAGGGGCTCTTGATGCTTCTGGCGTATCTCGTGGGGTCGATTCCATTCTCCGATCTTGCGGGGCGACTGCGTGGCGTGAATCTCCGCGAGCACGGCAGCGGAAACCTGGGCGCCACCAACGCCATCCGCATTCTCGGGCCGGGCGTCGGTATCCCGGTCCTCGGGCTGGATGTGCTGAAGGGTGTGGTGGCGACGACCCTGATTCCCGCCGTGGTGGAGGGTGGTGTCGCCCCGGACACGCGTGTGCTTTGCGCGGCGGCCGCCGTGGCGGGTCATGTCTGGCCGGTCTTCGCGCGCTTCCGTGGCGGGAAGGGGGTCGCGACCGCCGGGGGAGCATTCCTCGGACTGGCGCCTGTCGCGACGGGGATTGCGACCGGCGCGTTCGTGGTGGTGGTGCTGCTTTCCCGGTATGTCTCGGTGGCTTCGATGGTGGCGGCGGTGGTGCTGGCGGCTTCGATTATTCGCCTGGGTGCGGCGGCTCCCGTGATGGCCGGTGGGCTGGCCGTGGCGGCGCTGGTGATTGTGCGGCATCGGGAGAATGTGCGTCGCCTGGCAACCGGGACAGAGAACCGCGTGAGCTTCCGCCGTCGAAAAGGGGACGGCTCATGA
- a CDS encoding NAD(P)H-dependent glycerol-3-phosphate dehydrogenase translates to MSVSVFGAGSWGTALAAVLAGNGVPTVLWARRADAAERISREHCNAAYLPGVELPAELEVTAEIARAAEASEWVLAVPTGSVRGVLADAVACCAPGSAICAAKGYEPDSRKRMSEVLAEELPGSAGVAVLAGPSHAEEVGRGIPTTVVVASLRADTQTTFQQLFHSQAFRVYTNGDLVGVETAASLKNVIAIAAGICDGLGFGDNTKGALLTRGLAEMSRLGAALGAEEATFFGLAGIGDLVTTCMSRHSRNRHLGELVGKGAGVEDAAREIGMVSEGVGTTRSAVEIAVNAGVELPITKAVSEILFAGKDPRAALDELMSRDPRAEAG, encoded by the coding sequence ATGAGCGTGAGCGTCTTCGGCGCGGGAAGCTGGGGAACGGCGCTGGCTGCGGTTCTCGCGGGGAATGGGGTGCCGACCGTGCTCTGGGCGCGTCGGGCGGATGCGGCGGAGAGGATCTCGCGGGAACACTGCAATGCGGCGTACCTGCCGGGCGTGGAACTCCCCGCGGAGCTGGAGGTCACGGCAGAGATCGCCCGGGCCGCCGAGGCGTCCGAGTGGGTACTGGCCGTTCCAACCGGCTCCGTCCGCGGAGTCCTGGCCGACGCGGTGGCGTGCTGCGCTCCCGGTTCGGCGATCTGTGCGGCCAAGGGCTACGAGCCGGATTCGCGGAAGCGTATGTCGGAAGTTCTGGCGGAAGAACTTCCGGGGAGTGCGGGAGTGGCGGTTCTTGCCGGACCGAGCCATGCGGAAGAGGTGGGCCGGGGGATTCCCACGACGGTGGTGGTCGCGTCTCTGCGCGCGGATACGCAGACAACCTTCCAGCAGCTCTTTCATTCGCAGGCCTTCCGGGTCTACACGAACGGAGATCTCGTCGGAGTGGAGACCGCCGCGTCGCTGAAGAATGTGATCGCGATTGCTGCCGGGATCTGTGACGGACTCGGTTTCGGCGACAACACCAAGGGCGCACTCCTCACCCGGGGCCTGGCAGAAATGTCGCGCCTCGGAGCTGCGCTGGGTGCGGAGGAGGCCACCTTCTTCGGGTTGGCCGGGATTGGAGATCTGGTAACGACCTGCATGAGTCGCCACAGCCGGAATCGTCATCTGGGCGAACTCGTGGGGAAGGGCGCTGGCGTAGAGGATGCGGCCCGGGAAATCGGCATGGTCTCCGAAGGGGTCGGAACGACCCGCTCTGCCGTGGAGATTGCCGTGAACGCGGGAGTGGAACTGCCGATCACAAAGGCCGTGTCGGAAATCCTCTTTGCCGGGAAGGATCCCCGTGCAGCACTGGACGAACTGATGAGCCGGGACCCGAGAGCCGAGGCGGGTTGA
- a CDS encoding MerR family transcriptional regulator: MAGRTGKIYYSITEVAEMASVKPHVLRYWETEFPGLAPRKNRAGNRTYRDRDVQQVLLIRRLLHEDGYTIKGARRKMREKRAKDLDQIEIPFTDSRRKQGLTAIRKGLEDILETLSP, translated from the coding sequence ATGGCCGGACGCACGGGGAAGATCTACTACTCCATCACCGAGGTGGCCGAGATGGCATCGGTGAAGCCGCATGTTCTGCGATACTGGGAGACGGAGTTCCCCGGGCTTGCTCCCCGCAAGAACCGCGCCGGGAACCGCACCTACCGCGATCGAGATGTCCAGCAGGTTCTCCTGATTCGCCGGCTCCTGCACGAAGACGGGTATACCATCAAGGGCGCGCGCAGGAAGATGAGGGAGAAGCGTGCGAAGGATCTCGATCAGATCGAGATTCCCTTTACGGACTCCCGAAGGAAGCAGGGGCTGACCGCGATCCGGAAAGGTCTTGAGGATATTCTGGAGACCCTGTCCCCCTAG
- the surE gene encoding 5'/3'-nucleotidase SurE — MRILLTNDDGILARGIRILGEALRDAGHDLTIVAPDREQSASSHSITLDRPLRIHEVEDGVYTVDGTPTDCVLVGRHGVLRGDPDLIVSGINHGPNMGEDVTYSGTVAAAFEGAILGIPAVAASMKDREHGDYKAAARFVADLVGRLPAGVGGRPPLLNVNFPPGSADDWGRGRITRLGTRAYSDEIIEKLDPRGRKYFWIGGAEPEWVGEQDSDFSVVNSGGVSITPLHLDLTDEEAREALIQAEAARGGKE; from the coding sequence TTGAGAATTCTCCTGACCAACGATGACGGCATTCTGGCCCGCGGCATTCGCATCCTCGGGGAGGCGCTTCGCGATGCGGGTCATGATCTCACCATTGTGGCTCCGGATCGCGAGCAGAGCGCGTCCAGTCACTCGATCACCCTCGACAGACCGCTGCGCATTCACGAGGTCGAAGACGGCGTCTATACGGTGGATGGAACGCCGACGGATTGCGTTCTTGTGGGTCGGCACGGAGTACTGCGCGGGGACCCGGATCTGATCGTCTCGGGGATCAACCACGGCCCGAATATGGGCGAGGATGTCACCTACTCGGGGACGGTTGCCGCAGCGTTTGAAGGAGCCATTCTCGGGATCCCTGCGGTCGCCGCATCCATGAAGGACCGCGAACACGGGGACTACAAAGCGGCGGCGCGCTTTGTGGCGGATCTTGTGGGGCGGCTTCCCGCCGGAGTCGGAGGGAGACCGCCGCTTCTGAATGTGAACTTCCCGCCGGGTTCAGCCGATGATTGGGGTCGCGGACGGATCACCCGCCTTGGGACGAGAGCCTACTCGGACGAGATCATCGAGAAGTTGGATCCTCGTGGCCGGAAGTACTTCTGGATCGGTGGAGCGGAGCCGGAATGGGTTGGAGAGCAGGACTCGGACTTCTCGGTGGTGAACTCCGGTGGGGTCTCCATCACCCCGCTTCATCTGGACTTGACGGATGAAGAGGCTCGCGAGGCGCTCATCCAGGCGGAAGCGGCCCGCGGGGGCAAGGAATGA
- a CDS encoding protein-L-isoaspartate(D-aspartate) O-methyltransferase encodes MIPHGRTPASRDDLSGARSEMVRAQLLERGIEDESVLAAMEKVPRHRFLDPALRSRAYGDHALPIGSGQTISQPYMVALMTACLRLKGGEKILEIGTGSGYQAAILAEFTPRVFTIERHAVLARSAAAVLAELGCGNVITKTGDGSRGWPEHAPYDRIIVTAGAPVVPDSLTDQLSSKGGILVIPVGDRQIQSLVAHERKGSRVSVRTLCDCAFVPLLGLEGWDAP; translated from the coding sequence ATGATTCCGCACGGCAGAACACCGGCGAGCCGGGACGATCTGAGCGGCGCACGCAGCGAAATGGTGCGTGCACAGCTGCTGGAGCGGGGAATCGAGGATGAATCCGTCCTGGCTGCCATGGAGAAAGTACCCCGCCACCGATTCCTCGATCCTGCGCTCCGGAGTCGTGCTTACGGCGACCACGCACTTCCCATCGGGTCAGGCCAGACTATTTCGCAACCGTACATGGTGGCGCTGATGACGGCGTGCCTCCGTCTGAAGGGTGGCGAGAAGATCTTGGAGATCGGCACGGGGTCGGGATACCAGGCAGCGATTCTGGCGGAGTTTACGCCAAGGGTGTTCACCATCGAGAGACACGCGGTACTGGCCCGGTCGGCGGCGGCTGTGCTGGCGGAGCTGGGATGCGGAAATGTCATCACGAAGACCGGCGACGGAAGCCGCGGATGGCCGGAGCACGCTCCCTATGACCGCATCATTGTGACGGCCGGGGCACCGGTCGTTCCGGACTCGCTGACGGACCAGCTTTCGTCGAAGGGTGGTATTCTGGTGATTCCCGTGGGGGACCGCCAGATCCAGAGCCTCGTCGCGCACGAGAGGAAAGGCTCTCGTGTTTCGGTACGAACTCTCTGCGACTGCGCCTTCGTTCCGCTGCTGGGTCTGGAAGGATGGGACGCGCCATGA
- a CDS encoding YqaA family protein — MKLRVVRRLYDWVMGWAETRWATPALAVHATTESFVFPIPVDPLLMALAMSEPRRALRFALVASVFSVAGGLLGYAIGYGAYEAIGARIIAGLGYETQFLTLQENFGEYTFLAIFAAGFTPLPYKVFTIAAGTCAVPLGPFFMASVLSRSARFFLVAWLIRRFGPAVREKIERYFDLFAFAFLALLVGGFFLVKLGIDH, encoded by the coding sequence ATGAAGCTCCGCGTTGTCCGTCGTCTTTACGATTGGGTGATGGGCTGGGCGGAGACGCGCTGGGCCACCCCAGCGCTGGCCGTTCACGCAACCACCGAATCTTTCGTCTTCCCGATACCGGTCGATCCGCTGCTGATGGCTCTGGCCATGTCGGAACCGCGTCGCGCCCTGCGCTTTGCACTGGTGGCGTCGGTCTTCTCCGTGGCGGGCGGACTCCTTGGGTACGCCATCGGCTACGGTGCGTATGAGGCGATCGGTGCCCGGATCATCGCCGGGTTGGGCTACGAGACCCAATTCCTGACTTTACAGGAGAACTTCGGCGAGTATACTTTCCTCGCGATTTTCGCGGCCGGATTCACGCCCCTTCCGTACAAGGTCTTTACGATTGCGGCGGGAACCTGCGCGGTCCCGCTGGGGCCGTTTTTTATGGCGTCCGTGCTGTCGAGATCGGCGAGGTTTTTCCTGGTGGCGTGGCTCATCCGTCGGTTTGGACCGGCGGTGCGAGAGAAGATTGAACGCTATTTCGATCTCTTCGCGTTCGCGTTTCTGGCGCTTCTCGTGGGGGGTTTCTTCCTCGTGAAGCTGGGGATCGACCACTAG
- a CDS encoding adenine phosphoribosyltransferase yields the protein MESAERLRAAIREIPDFPTPGIGFKDITTLLASPACFRESLDLLQERWTGEKLDAIAGIEARGFIFGAALADRMALPFIPLRKPGKLPAETIAVSYELEYGKDSLEMHADAVSKGGRILIVDDLLATGGTAAAAGRLIREAGGAVAGFAFLVHLSFLPGADGLGDAPVQSLVTY from the coding sequence ATGGAATCCGCCGAGCGCCTGAGAGCCGCCATTCGCGAAATCCCGGACTTCCCCACCCCGGGGATTGGCTTTAAGGACATCACCACACTTCTGGCGAGCCCGGCCTGCTTCCGGGAGTCGCTGGACCTCCTGCAGGAACGGTGGACGGGCGAAAAGCTGGATGCCATCGCGGGGATTGAGGCGCGCGGCTTCATTTTCGGAGCCGCTCTTGCAGACCGGATGGCGCTCCCCTTCATTCCGCTCCGCAAGCCGGGGAAGCTCCCGGCCGAGACCATCGCGGTGTCCTACGAACTGGAGTACGGAAAGGACTCGCTGGAGATGCACGCCGACGCCGTCTCCAAGGGCGGGAGAATCCTCATCGTGGATGACCTGCTGGCGACGGGCGGAACAGCCGCGGCTGCGGGTCGCCTCATCCGTGAAGCGGGCGGCGCGGTTGCGGGATTTGCGTTCCTCGTCCATCTCTCGTTCCTCCCGGGAGCGGACGGGCTGGGGGATGCGCCCGTGCAGTCCCTCGTGACCTACTGA
- a CDS encoding bifunctional methionine sulfoxide reductase B/A protein: MRVSLPGLGSLLAWMMFTPAPGAVAPALADSGEGETEVAERGGWNPLTDAQRSVLADGGTEPAFSGEFLDHHDPGTFVCARCDSPLFASGTKFDSGSGWPSFDEALPGAVAEHPGSDGRRTEIRCAACDGHLGHVFRGEHMTKQNTRHCVNSLALGFESDSRRSAYFAGGCFWGVEHFLQQMDGVLSVESGYMGGGVAFPTYKQVCSGETGHAEAVRVFYDPERVSFRELARRFFEIHDPAQLDRQGPDIGSQYRSAVFATSEAEAAVVAELSEALRARGYKVTTEVSPARLFWPAEAVHQDYYERTGKAPYCHAPENRFED; the protein is encoded by the coding sequence GTGCGAGTCTCCCTCCCGGGGTTGGGGTCGCTCCTCGCGTGGATGATGTTCACTCCGGCGCCCGGTGCCGTCGCCCCGGCGCTGGCGGATTCGGGAGAAGGAGAGACGGAAGTGGCGGAACGAGGCGGCTGGAATCCCCTGACCGACGCGCAGCGATCCGTCCTTGCAGACGGGGGCACCGAACCCGCGTTCAGCGGGGAGTTTCTGGATCATCACGATCCCGGCACTTTCGTCTGTGCGCGGTGTGATTCGCCGCTCTTCGCTTCGGGGACGAAGTTCGATTCGGGCAGCGGGTGGCCCAGCTTTGACGAAGCTCTTCCGGGAGCGGTCGCGGAGCACCCGGGTTCAGATGGGCGACGGACGGAGATTCGATGCGCCGCTTGCGACGGCCATCTGGGGCATGTCTTTCGCGGCGAACACATGACGAAGCAGAATACCCGCCATTGTGTGAACTCGCTGGCATTGGGGTTCGAGTCGGATTCTCGAAGGAGTGCCTACTTCGCTGGCGGGTGCTTCTGGGGCGTGGAACACTTCCTGCAGCAGATGGATGGCGTGCTCTCCGTAGAGTCCGGATACATGGGCGGGGGGGTGGCATTTCCCACCTACAAACAGGTCTGCTCGGGAGAAACCGGCCACGCGGAGGCGGTCCGCGTTTTTTACGACCCGGAGCGGGTTTCATTTCGCGAACTGGCCCGACGGTTTTTTGAAATCCACGATCCTGCGCAACTCGATCGCCAGGGTCCGGACATCGGGAGCCAGTATCGATCCGCGGTTTTTGCCACCAGTGAGGCCGAGGCCGCCGTCGTGGCGGAGTTGAGCGAGGCACTTCGCGCCCGAGGTTACAAGGTGACGACCGAAGTTTCCCCTGCACGCCTCTTCTGGCCCGCAGAAGCGGTTCATCAGGACTACTACGAGCGCACCGGGAAGGCCCCCTACTGCCACGCGCCGGAGAATCGCTTCGAAGACTGA